The DNA window CTTCAGGGCGAAGGCGCTGAGAGACGGGTCTTCGGTTTCGGCGACTACCTTGATGGGGGCGTCAGGCTTTCCCTTGAGGTAGTCGAGGTAGGTGAGCTTGTCGTTGACCGTGGCGTCGATGCGTCCCTGCTCGAGAAGTTCGATGGCCTGGGCCCAACCCTCAACGCCTTCGACCGTTGCCCCTGCTTCTTCGGCAACCTTGTACCAGTTGCTCGTGAGCGACTGGGCTGTGGTCTTGCCGGCGAGGTCCTCGAGCGAGGTGATGTCTGTGTTGTCTTCGGAAACGATCAGGACGCCCGGTGAGACCGTGTACGGATCGGTCAGTGTGTACTGTTCTTCGCGGTCGGGGCTGATCGAGACCTGGTTGGCGATGATGTCGAAGCGCTCAGCTTCGAGACCGGCGAAGATGCCGTCCCACTGTGTTTCTTCGAATTCCACGTCGAGTCCGAGCTGGTCGGCGACGGCGGTGACCACCTCAACGTCGTACCCGGTGAGGTCTCCGGCTCCGCCTTCGTGGAAGCTGAACGGGCGGTAGGTTCCCTCGGTTCCGACGACGAGAGTCCCGGCTTCGGTCACACGCTCGAGTGCACTTCCGCTCGTCTCCTTGGCTGATCCTCCGCCTGCATCAGCCGAGCAGCCCGACAGAGCGAGACCGGCAACGATGGTTGCTGCGAAGACAGTGGTGAGACGGCGTGAGTTCATGACGTGGGTGTTACCTTTCAACTTTGTGGAGGCATCGCGATCAATCAATCCAGCGGATGCGCCAACTTACGACCCTAAGTGGACTCGGTCGGCAGACAAATTCGCGTGACGGACTATTACTCTGACGTGACAGGTATTTATTACTTTGAATAGAACCGTCGACTGCTCGGGTTTATGCCTGTGCACGCAGATTTATTTGATATTCGAACCCCGAGCTCCAGTTTGCGCTCGAATTCCGCACCTGCACTCGGCCGACCGGGCGGGCCGGACGCCAATCCCCAGACATGCTCATGCTCGC is part of the Mycetocola zhujimingii genome and encodes:
- a CDS encoding amino acid ABC transporter substrate-binding protein, coding for MNSRRLTTVFAATIVAGLALSGCSADAGGGSAKETSGSALERVTEAGTLVVGTEGTYRPFSFHEGGAGDLTGYDVEVVTAVADQLGLDVEFEETQWDGIFAGLEAERFDIIANQVSISPDREEQYTLTDPYTVSPGVLIVSEDNTDITSLEDLAGKTTAQSLTSNWYKVAEEAGATVEGVEGWAQAIELLEQGRIDATVNDKLTYLDYLKGKPDAPIKVVAETEDPSLSAFALKSGSDDLAEAINEALAELAADGTLAEISVKYFGEDVSK